One Pyrus communis chromosome 13, drPyrComm1.1, whole genome shotgun sequence genomic window carries:
- the LOC137712716 gene encoding uncharacterized protein isoform X1 gives MKEVDKRKTPNTKNTKRTGRSERRDNKPNQGNNGKTLNGKETESKDSYAKTDSSTLVSDSNTGTELSEVNENLVIHYVDDVNRFEEVPQDLKATPMTSKENIDDEVSDCETMKDSVSSQGDSPTLEDEKVERASRVPKTIAKKNSSKSSHGSRERSGSESTKSKSKGLHDTAKKVTNSNNGPSGVKTRTSSDSEVPVEPSSESFVEVDDEPIKEVRVSDILDGASNGAQTVESDHEIVNAEENGEQEVEIALERKIEEMEMRIEKLEEELREVAALEISLYSVVPEHGSSAHKVHTPARRISRLYIHACKHWTQDKRATIAKNTVSGLILIAKSCGNDVPRLTFWLSNIVVLREIISQAFGISCQSSPSVKFAESNGTSKRNEVKSASLKWRGSSGSKQMNSLMQFADDWQETGTFTAALEKVESWIFSRIVESVWWQALTPNMQSPAESSSTNKTTVRLSGPALGDQKQGSFSVNLWKNAFQDASQRLCPVRAGGHKCGCLPVLARMVMEHCVARLDVAMFNAILRESAHEIPTDPVSDPILDSRVLPIPAGDLSFGSGAQLKNSVGNWSRWLSDTFDMDADDSLQEDHPGSEDDDGQSGDGDKSFLLLNALSDLLMLPKDMLIDSRIRKEVCPSISLPLVKRILCNFTPDEFCPDAVPGAVLEALNAESIMERRLSGELARSFPYTAAPVVYTPPSSADVAEKVSEAGGSSQLERNVSVVQRKGYTSDEELEELDSPLSSIIDKLPSTPTIVANGIGNGKHEHTVHACTNARYELLREVWSA, from the exons ATGAAGGAGGTTGACAAAAGGAAAACCCCAAATACTAAAAACACCAAGCGGACTGGAAGAAGTGAAAGGAGAGACAATAAACCGAATCAAGGGAATAATGGCAAGACATTGAATGGAAAAGAAACTGAATCCAAAGACTCTTATGCTAAAACAGACTCCAGTACGTTAGTAAGTGATTCAAACACGGGCACAGAGCTCTCTGAAGTTAATGAAAACTTGGTTATACATTATGTAGATGATGTCAACAGGTTTGAGGAGGTGCCTCAAGATCTGAAAGCTACTCCAATGACTTCCAAAGAGAACATTGATGACGAGGTGTCAGATTGCGAGACAATGAAGGACTCCGTATCATCTCAAGGGGATTCACCCACCCTTGAGGACGAGAAAGTTGAAAGAGCTTCAAGGGTACCCAAAACCATTGCAAAGAAGAATTCCTCAAAAAGCTCTCATGGATCCAGGGAGAGATCTGGTAGTGAATCTACTAAGTCAAAATCCAAGGGGTTGCATGACACTGCCAAAAAAGTCACTAATTCAAACAACGGGCCTTCGGGAGTTAAAACCAGAACTTCTTCTGATAGTGAAGTTCCTGTTGAACCTTCCTCAGAATCATTTGTGGAGGTTGATGATGAGCCTATTAAAGAGGTAAGAGTAAGTGATATCCTTGATGGGGCCTCAAATGGTGCTCAGACTGTAGAAAGTGACCATGAAATAGTAAATGCGGAAGAAAATGGTGAACAAGAGGTTGAAATAGCTTTGGAACGAAAGATTGAAGAAATGGAAATGCGAATTGAGAAACTTGAAGAAGAGCTGCGAGAAGTTGCTGCTCTTGAAATTTCCCTCTACTCTGTAGTACCAGAGCATGGGAGCTCTGCGCATAAAGTTCACACACCAGCTCGGCGGATTTCTAGACTTTATATCCATGCTTGCAAGCATTGGACTCAGGACAAGCGAGCGACAATTGCTAAGAATACTGTATCAGGACTTATATTGATAGCTAAGTCCTGTGGCAATGATGTCCCCAG GTTGACCTTCTGGTTGTCAAACATTGTCGTGCTAAGGGAGATCATATCTCAAGCATTTGGCATTTCATGCCAGTCAAGTCCTTCAGTAAAGTTTGCGGAGTCAAATGGGACTAGCAAGAGAAATGAAGTGAAGTCTGCCTCACTGAAATGGAGGGGTAGTTCCGGTAGCAAACAAATGAACAGTTTAATGCAATTCGCTGATGACTGGCAAGAGACAGGAACCTTCACAGCTGCATTAGAAAAAGTTGAATCCTGGATTTTCTCTCGGATTGTTGAGTCAGTATGGTGGCAG GCTTTGACTCCGAATATGCAATCTCCAGCTGAGAGTTCATCTACAAATAAGACGACTGTAAGGTTGTCAGGACCTGCACTGGGTGATCAGAAGCAAGGTAGCTTTTCTGTCAACCTATGGAAAAACGCTTTCCAGGATGCTTCTCAGCGACTCTGTCCTGTTCGAGCAGGGGGGCATAAGTGTGGCTGCTTGCCTGTTTTGGCAAGAATG GTAATGGAACATTGTGTTGCAAGGCTAGATGTGGCAATGTTCAATGCTATTCTGCGTGAATCTGCCCATGAAATCCCTACTGATCCAGTGTCAGATCCCATTCTTGATTCCAGGGTTCTACCTATTCCCGCTGGCGACTTGAGTTTTGGGTCTGGTGCTCAACTTAAGAATTCT GTTGGAAATTGGTCTAGATGGCTAAGTGATACATTTGACATGGATGCTGATGATTCCCTGCAAGAAGATCACCCTGGCAGTGAGGACGATGACGGGCAGAGTGGGGATGGTGATAAATCCTTTCTTCTTCTGAATGCCTTGAGTGATCTTTTGATGCTTCCCAAAGACATGCTTATTGATAGTAGAATCAGAAAGGAG GTCTGCCCATCAATTAGTCTTCCATTAGTTAAGCGGATACTTTGTAACTTCACACCAGACGAGTTCTGTCCAGATGCTGTCCCAGGAGCTGTATTGGAGGCACTGAATGCCGAG AGCATTATGGAGCGCAGATTGTCGGGAGAACTGGCGAGGAGCTTCCCTTACACAGCGGCACCAGTTGTGTACACCCCACCTTCCTCAGCTGATGTGGCAGAAAAAGTTTCAGAAGCAGGAGGAAGTTCGCAACTGGAAAGGAATGTCTCAGTTGTACAACGAAAGGGATATACAAGTGATGAGGAGCTGGAGGAGTTGGATTCACCTCTTTCATCCATCATTGACAAATTACCATCAACTCCAACTATCGTAGCAAATGGAATTGGAAACGGAAAGCATGAGCATACAGTTCATGCCTGCACGAATGCGAGGTATGAACTCCTTCGTGAGGTGTGGTCTGCGTAA
- the LOC137712716 gene encoding uncharacterized protein isoform X2 has protein sequence MTSKENIDDEVSDCETMKDSVSSQGDSPTLEDEKVERASRVPKTIAKKNSSKSSHGSRERSGSESTKSKSKGLHDTAKKVTNSNNGPSGVKTRTSSDSEVPVEPSSESFVEVDDEPIKEVRVSDILDGASNGAQTVESDHEIVNAEENGEQEVEIALERKIEEMEMRIEKLEEELREVAALEISLYSVVPEHGSSAHKVHTPARRISRLYIHACKHWTQDKRATIAKNTVSGLILIAKSCGNDVPRLTFWLSNIVVLREIISQAFGISCQSSPSVKFAESNGTSKRNEVKSASLKWRGSSGSKQMNSLMQFADDWQETGTFTAALEKVESWIFSRIVESVWWQALTPNMQSPAESSSTNKTTVRLSGPALGDQKQGSFSVNLWKNAFQDASQRLCPVRAGGHKCGCLPVLARMVMEHCVARLDVAMFNAILRESAHEIPTDPVSDPILDSRVLPIPAGDLSFGSGAQLKNSVGNWSRWLSDTFDMDADDSLQEDHPGSEDDDGQSGDGDKSFLLLNALSDLLMLPKDMLIDSRIRKEVCPSISLPLVKRILCNFTPDEFCPDAVPGAVLEALNAESIMERRLSGELARSFPYTAAPVVYTPPSSADVAEKVSEAGGSSQLERNVSVVQRKGYTSDEELEELDSPLSSIIDKLPSTPTIVANGIGNGKHEHTVHACTNARYELLREVWSA, from the exons ATGACTTCCAAAGAGAACATTGATGACGAGGTGTCAGATTGCGAGACAATGAAGGACTCCGTATCATCTCAAGGGGATTCACCCACCCTTGAGGACGAGAAAGTTGAAAGAGCTTCAAGGGTACCCAAAACCATTGCAAAGAAGAATTCCTCAAAAAGCTCTCATGGATCCAGGGAGAGATCTGGTAGTGAATCTACTAAGTCAAAATCCAAGGGGTTGCATGACACTGCCAAAAAAGTCACTAATTCAAACAACGGGCCTTCGGGAGTTAAAACCAGAACTTCTTCTGATAGTGAAGTTCCTGTTGAACCTTCCTCAGAATCATTTGTGGAGGTTGATGATGAGCCTATTAAAGAGGTAAGAGTAAGTGATATCCTTGATGGGGCCTCAAATGGTGCTCAGACTGTAGAAAGTGACCATGAAATAGTAAATGCGGAAGAAAATGGTGAACAAGAGGTTGAAATAGCTTTGGAACGAAAGATTGAAGAAATGGAAATGCGAATTGAGAAACTTGAAGAAGAGCTGCGAGAAGTTGCTGCTCTTGAAATTTCCCTCTACTCTGTAGTACCAGAGCATGGGAGCTCTGCGCATAAAGTTCACACACCAGCTCGGCGGATTTCTAGACTTTATATCCATGCTTGCAAGCATTGGACTCAGGACAAGCGAGCGACAATTGCTAAGAATACTGTATCAGGACTTATATTGATAGCTAAGTCCTGTGGCAATGATGTCCCCAG GTTGACCTTCTGGTTGTCAAACATTGTCGTGCTAAGGGAGATCATATCTCAAGCATTTGGCATTTCATGCCAGTCAAGTCCTTCAGTAAAGTTTGCGGAGTCAAATGGGACTAGCAAGAGAAATGAAGTGAAGTCTGCCTCACTGAAATGGAGGGGTAGTTCCGGTAGCAAACAAATGAACAGTTTAATGCAATTCGCTGATGACTGGCAAGAGACAGGAACCTTCACAGCTGCATTAGAAAAAGTTGAATCCTGGATTTTCTCTCGGATTGTTGAGTCAGTATGGTGGCAG GCTTTGACTCCGAATATGCAATCTCCAGCTGAGAGTTCATCTACAAATAAGACGACTGTAAGGTTGTCAGGACCTGCACTGGGTGATCAGAAGCAAGGTAGCTTTTCTGTCAACCTATGGAAAAACGCTTTCCAGGATGCTTCTCAGCGACTCTGTCCTGTTCGAGCAGGGGGGCATAAGTGTGGCTGCTTGCCTGTTTTGGCAAGAATG GTAATGGAACATTGTGTTGCAAGGCTAGATGTGGCAATGTTCAATGCTATTCTGCGTGAATCTGCCCATGAAATCCCTACTGATCCAGTGTCAGATCCCATTCTTGATTCCAGGGTTCTACCTATTCCCGCTGGCGACTTGAGTTTTGGGTCTGGTGCTCAACTTAAGAATTCT GTTGGAAATTGGTCTAGATGGCTAAGTGATACATTTGACATGGATGCTGATGATTCCCTGCAAGAAGATCACCCTGGCAGTGAGGACGATGACGGGCAGAGTGGGGATGGTGATAAATCCTTTCTTCTTCTGAATGCCTTGAGTGATCTTTTGATGCTTCCCAAAGACATGCTTATTGATAGTAGAATCAGAAAGGAG GTCTGCCCATCAATTAGTCTTCCATTAGTTAAGCGGATACTTTGTAACTTCACACCAGACGAGTTCTGTCCAGATGCTGTCCCAGGAGCTGTATTGGAGGCACTGAATGCCGAG AGCATTATGGAGCGCAGATTGTCGGGAGAACTGGCGAGGAGCTTCCCTTACACAGCGGCACCAGTTGTGTACACCCCACCTTCCTCAGCTGATGTGGCAGAAAAAGTTTCAGAAGCAGGAGGAAGTTCGCAACTGGAAAGGAATGTCTCAGTTGTACAACGAAAGGGATATACAAGTGATGAGGAGCTGGAGGAGTTGGATTCACCTCTTTCATCCATCATTGACAAATTACCATCAACTCCAACTATCGTAGCAAATGGAATTGGAAACGGAAAGCATGAGCATACAGTTCATGCCTGCACGAATGCGAGGTATGAACTCCTTCGTGAGGTGTGGTCTGCGTAA
- the LOC137711936 gene encoding glutamate receptor 2.8-like, whose protein sequence is MIKNPMSHVSCLVFWLLLFKTLLAMAGMAQNTTIPVNVGVILHFDSLFGKVGLSCVNMALSNFYASHAYYKTRLVLHTRDSMRDVVAEAAAALELIRDVEVQAIIIGPESSKEANFVIELGDKAQVPVISFSTTSPFPATSQTSYFFRIAQDDSSQVKAISSIFQAFGWSEAVLIYVDNEFGEGVIPYLGNALQEVGARISYWSVIPPVATDDHIVSKLQHLMTMKTRVFIVHMLPSVGSRVFAKAKEIGMMSEGYAWIMTDGMTNFFGSINSSAVDNMQGVLGLKTYIPNTQELEHFRVRWQQKFQNDNPTILNVKLDVFGLWAYDTAGALAMAVEKVGSSKNFSFQKTNTSDRANDLETLGFSLSGPQLVQALSSTIFRGLSGNFTLVNGQLQSSDFQMVNVIGNGDRGLGYWTPKDGLVRNMKSANTITNTNTSTNTYSTTSNASSLGPIIWPGDTTTIPKGWQNPNHGNTLKILVPVKRGCKELVNVTLDPSTNTTMITGFCIDVFKATIEQLPYAVSYEFYPFVKPNGEAAGSYNDLIFQLFLGNYDAGVGDITNRANRSLYVDFTLPYTESGVSMVVPIKHSKSRQGALVFLTPFTCELWVITCCCFILIGFVIWVLEHRINENFRGPAVSFWFSFSTMVFAQRERLVSNLSRFVVVVWCFVVLTLTQTYTASLTSLLTVEKLQPTVTDVGQLLKNGDFVGFQEGSFVQELLTHELGFHVEKLRAYRSTQELAQLFEKGGVSAAFDETPFMNLFLSTYCSEYTMIEPTLFNADSGFAFAFPRGSPLTLDVSRVITNLQEQGKIESIKDKWFKKDAGCKRDPATTSISFKSLWGLFLLVGVSSAFALLVHVAMFFYQNRHLLILPDPNASLWHKLCKIVTFTL, encoded by the exons ATGATCAAGAATCCTATGAGCCATGTTTCTTGTCTCGTCTTCTGGTTGTTACTGTTTAAGACTTTATTGGCCATGGCCGGCATGGCACAAAACACAACGATACCAGTAAATGTGGGGGTAATCCTTCACTTTGATTCCTTGTTCGGAAAGGTGGGTTTGAGCTGCGTTAACATGGCTCTCTCTAACTTCTACGCTTCTCATGCTTACTACAAGACTAGGCTGGTCCTTCACACCAGGGACTCCATGAGAGATGTTGTTGCTGAAGCTGCTGcag CTTTAGAATTGATAAGGGACGTTGAAGTGCAAGCTATTATCATAGGACCGGAGTCATCAAAAGAGGCCAACTTCGTTATTGAGCTTGGAGACAAAGCTCAGGTGCCCGTAATCTCATTTTCGACAACAAGTCCTTTCCCAGCTACTTCTCAGACATCATATTTTTTCCGAATTGCACAGGATGACTCATCTCAAGTGAAAGCCATAAGTTCCATCTTCCAAGCCTTTGGATGGAGTGAAGCTGTTCTCATCTATGTTGACAACGAGTTTGGAGAGGGAGTAATACCTTACCTGGGTAATGCTTTGCAAGAAGTTGGTGCTCGTATCTCCTACTGGAGTGTCATCCCTCCAGTGGCCACTGATGACCATATTgtttcaaagcttcaacactTGATGACTATGAAAACAAGGGTATTCATAGTACACATGCTGCCTTCTGTTGGTTCTAGGGTTTTTGCCAAGGCAAAAGAGATAGGCATGATGAGTGAAGGTTATGCTTGGATAATGACTGATGGGATGACAAACTTTTTTGGTTCCATAAATTCATCTGCCGTAGATAACATGCAAGGGGTGTTGGGTTTGAAAACTTACATCCCAAATACACAGGAGCTTGAACATTTCAGAGTCAGATGGCAGCAAAAATTCCAAAACGACAATCCAACTATTCTAAATGTTAAGTTGGATGTTTTTGGACTGTGGGCTTACGATACTGCTGGGGCACTGGCCATGGCAGTGGAGAAGGTTGGGAGTTCTAAAAACTTCAGCTTCCAAAAGACAAACACGTCTGACAGAGCCAATGATCTAGAAACCCTAGGGTTCTCTTTAAGTGGTCCTCAACTTGTCCAAGCACTATCGAGTACAATATTCAGAGGCCTCTCAGGTAATTTTACTCTTGTTAATGGACAACTTCAGTCATCAGATTTTCAGATGGTTAATGTGATCGGTAATGGGGACAGAGGACTTGGATATTGGACACCCAAAGATGGACTTGTGAGAAACATGAAGTCTGCAAACACAatcacaaacacaaacacaagcaCAAACACATATTCTACCACTTCCAATGCCAGTAGTCTTGGACCTATTATATGGCCTGGTGACACAACCACCATTCCAAAAGGTTGGCAGAATCCTAACCATGGGAATACATTGAAAATTCTAGTTCCAGTGAAGCGTGGGTGTAAAGAACTTGTGAACGTGACACTTGATCCTAGCACTAACACAACCATGATCACTGGATTCTGTATTGATGTCTTTAAAGCCACAATCGAACAATTACCATATGCTGTTTCCTATGAATTTTACCCTTTCGTGAAGCCTAATGGTGAGGCAGCTGGCAGCTACAATGATTTGATCTTTCAACTGTTTCTTGGG AACTATGATGCTGGAGTGGGAGACATAACGAATAGAGCAAATAGGTCGCTGTATGTTGACTTTACATTGCCTTACACAGAATCTGGGGTATCAATGGTGGTACCCATCAAACATAGCAAAAGTAGGCAAGGTGCATTGGTGTTCTTGACGCCTTTTACTTGCGAGCTTTGGGTAATAACCTGCTGTTGTTTCATCCTCATTGGATTCGTTATCTGGGTTCTTGAACACCGGATAAACGAGAATTTTCGCGGGCCTGCCGTAAGCTTTTGGTTCTCCTTCTCAACCATGGTTTTTGCACAGA ggGAGCGACTAGTGAGCAACTTGTCTAGGTTTGTAGTGGTAGTATGGTGTTTTGTAGTCCTCACATTAACTCAAACCTACACGGCAAGTTTAACATCGTTgttaaccgtcgaaaagctccAACCAACCGTTACTGACGTAGGCCAGCTCCTCAAGAATGGAGACTTTGTTGGCTTCCAAGAAGGTTCATTTGTCCAGGAGTTACTGACACATGAACTAGGGTTTCATGTGGAAAAGCTTAGGGCCTACAGATCGACACAAGAGTTGGCTCAACTTTTTGAAAAGGGCGGTGTTTCTGCTGCCTTCGATGAAACCCCATTCATGAacctttttctttcaacttaTTGCTCAGAATATACCATGATTGAACCAACGTTATTCAATGCTGACAGTGGTTTTGCCTTC GCCTTCCCAAGAGGTTCACCTCTAACTCTTGATGTTTCAAGGGTGATCACTAATCTGCAAGAGCAAGGTAAAATAGAGAGCATCAAGGACAAATGGTTCAAGAAAGATGCAGGTTGTAAGAGGGACCCTGCCACCACTTCCATTAGCTTCAAAAGTTTGTGGGGATTATTCTTGCTTGTTGGGGTTTCTTCAGCATTTGCTCTTCTCGTACATGTAGCTATGTTCTTCTATCAGAATAGGCACCTGCTGATACTCCCTGATCCGAATGCTTCACTCTGGCACAAACTATGCAAGATAGTTACCTTCACATTATAA